From Actinoplanes oblitus, a single genomic window includes:
- the hsaC gene encoding iron-dependent extradiol dioxygenase HsaC, translated as MSLVRSLGYLRVEATDVPAWRQFGVKVLGMVEGRGPDPDAAYLRMDDLPARIVVLPGDRDRLVATGWELASFATLRRLCGVLEAAGAGFKQAGADELADRRVAEMISVDDPAGNHLEFFCGAALDTRPAISPYGTRFVTGEQGMGHVVLPAFDDEAALHFWTEVLGFRLRDSMLLDPSTMGLPAGDKPLWMRFLGCGPRHHSVALAPIPAPAGLIHLMTETASIDDVGRAIDRCARHKAPMISTLGRHANDNMISFYVRTPSGFDIEYGTAGRTVDDESWVARQTTAHSVWGHRFALPGHG; from the coding sequence GTGAGCCTCGTCCGATCCCTCGGCTACCTGCGGGTCGAGGCCACCGACGTGCCCGCCTGGCGCCAGTTCGGCGTGAAGGTGCTCGGCATGGTCGAGGGCCGCGGTCCCGACCCGGACGCCGCGTACCTGCGGATGGACGACCTGCCGGCGCGCATCGTGGTGCTGCCCGGCGACCGGGACCGGCTGGTCGCCACCGGCTGGGAGCTGGCGTCCTTCGCGACACTGAGGCGGCTCTGCGGAGTCCTGGAGGCGGCCGGTGCCGGGTTCAAGCAGGCCGGGGCCGACGAACTCGCCGACCGGCGGGTCGCCGAGATGATCAGTGTCGACGACCCGGCCGGCAACCACCTCGAGTTCTTCTGCGGCGCCGCCCTGGACACCCGGCCGGCGATCAGCCCGTACGGCACCCGGTTCGTCACCGGCGAGCAGGGCATGGGCCACGTGGTGCTGCCGGCCTTCGACGACGAGGCGGCGCTGCACTTCTGGACCGAGGTGCTCGGCTTCCGGCTGCGCGACTCGATGCTGCTGGACCCGTCGACGATGGGCCTGCCGGCCGGCGACAAACCGCTGTGGATGCGCTTCCTCGGCTGCGGCCCCCGGCACCACAGCGTCGCCCTCGCCCCGATCCCGGCACCCGCCGGCCTCATCCACCTGATGACCGAGACGGCGTCGATCGACGACGTGGGCCGCGCCATCGACCGCTGCGCCCGGCACAAAGCCCCGATGATCTCCACGCTCGGCCGGCACGCCAACGACAACATGATCTCTTTTTACGTACGCACACCGAGCGGCTTCGACATCGAGTACGGCACCGCCGGCCGCACCGTCGACGACGAGTCCTGGGTGGCCCGGCAGACCACCGCACACAGCGTGTGGGGTCACCGCTTCGCCCTGCCGGGCCACGGATGA